Proteins from one Gossypium raimondii isolate GPD5lz chromosome 8, ASM2569854v1, whole genome shotgun sequence genomic window:
- the LOC105791064 gene encoding pentatricopeptide repeat-containing protein At5g11310, mitochondrial — protein sequence MKSLYQQQRRFLLLNVNDLRRLFFSDQSRISKKGDPSMKWPSPSSSPLSNTRPHPTPTSGFSQNKISIISNLLKDPAITSSSSFESALDQTRVDPDPDLVQAIFERFDSSPKLLHNLFLWAEKKPGFESSATLFNSMINILGKARKFEDAWTLVLDRIDVGKEDSNLVSVNTFIILIRRYARSGMTQPAIRTFEFASCLDKICSSNDKSNLFEIILDSLCKEGHVGVASEYFSRKKETDLCWVPSIKVYNMLLNGWLRLRKLKHAEKLWLDMKKNGVSPSVVSYGTLIEGYCTMRRVERAMELVDEMKGVGIQPNLKVYNPIIDALGEAGRLKDALVMMGRVLFCELSPDISTYNSLVKGYCKSKDLAGASKILKMMISRGCIPTTTTYNYFFRYFLKFRKIEEAMNLYTKIIQSGHTPDRLTYQVLLKLLCEEERLDLAVQVSKEMMVRGYDRDLASSTMLVHLLCKMHRFEDAFWEFEDMIQRGLAPQYLTFQRMNDELKKRGMTKMASKLCRIMSSIHSSKKLPNTYGGDEDSSQARRTSIKQLSDMLKTCNDPRELVKHRFLSENAVSRAGQLIEIIKKRAKETSMNS from the exons atgaagtctcTCTACCAGCAGCAACGCCGTTTCCTTCTTCTGAATGTAAATGATCTGCGAAGGCTATTCTTCTCCGATCAATCACGGATTTCCAAAAAAGGTGATCCTTCTATGAAGTGGCCCTCACCTTCTTCATCTCCTCTTTCTAACACCAGACCTCACCCAACTCCCACCTCAGGTTTCTCCCAAAACAAAATTTCCATCATCTCCAATCTCCTCAAAGACCCAGCCATTACCTCCAGTTCATCTTTCGAGTCCGCTTTGGACCAAACAAGGGTAGACCCTGATCCGGATCTGGTTCAAGCAATATTCGAGCGCTTTGATTCTTCTCCAAAATTGTtgcataatttatttctttgggCTGAAAAGAAACCTGGGTTTGAATCATCTGCGACGTTGTTTAATTCGATGATCAATATTCTTGGTAAAGCTAGGAAGTTTGAGGACGCCTGGACTTTGGTTCTTGATCGGATTGATGTTGGGAAGGAGGACTCCAATTTGGTTTCTGTCAATACCTTTATAATTTTGATCAGACGATACGCTCGCTCTG GTATGACTCAGCCTGCTATCCGGACATTTGAATTTGCAAGCTGTTTAGATAAAATTTGCAGTTCTAATGACAAAAGTAatctttttgaaataattttggaCTCCCTATGTAAGGAAGGGCACGTTGGGGTGGCAAGTGAATATTTCTCTAGAAAAAAGGAGACAGATCTTTGTTGGGTTCCATCAATCAAGGTTTATAACATGCTATTAAATGGATGGTTACGGTTGAGAAAGCTCAAGCATGCAGAGAAACTTTGGTTGGACATGAAAAAGAATGGTGTGTCACCTAGTGTTGTATCATATGGTACCTTAATAGAAGGATACTGTACAATGCGTCGTGTTGAGAGGGCAATGGAATTGGTTGATGAAATGAAGGGAGTAGGAATTCAGCCGaacttaaaagtatataatccAATTATTGATGCACTTGGGGAAGCAGGTAGGTTAAAGGATGCATTAGTGATGATGGGACGAGTTTTATTCTGTGAACTTAGCCCTGATATTTCGACATATAACTCTTTAGTAAAAGGTTACTGCAAGTCCAAAGATTTAGCAGGAGCTAGTAAAATACTTAAGATGATGATTAGCAGGGGTTGCATCCCAACCACTACAACCTACAATTATTTCTTTCGATATTTCTTGAAATTCAGGAAAATTGAGGAAGCAATGAACCTTTATACAAAGATCATTCAGTCTGGTCATACTCCTGATCGGCTTACTTACCAGGTTTTGTTGAAGCTTCTGTGTGAGGAGGAGAGGTTGGACTTGGCAGTTCAGGTTAGCAAAGAAATGATGGTGAGGGGATACGATAGGGACTTGGCTTCTAGCACTATGTTGGTTCATTTGCTTtgcaaaatgcataggtttgaAGATGCTTTTTGGGAGTTTGAGGACATGATACAAAGGGGTTTGGCTCCACAATACCTCACTTTCCAGAGAATGAATGATGAGTTAAAGAAAAGGGGAATGACAAAGATGGCAAGTAAACTATGTCGTATAATGAGTTCTATCCATTCTTCCAAAAAATTGCCCAATACATATGGTGGAGATGAGGACTCGTCACAAGCAAGGAGGACATCCATAAAGCAGTTGTCTGATATGCTAAAAACATGTAATGATCCGAGAGAACTTGTTAAGCATAGATTTTTATCTGAAAATGCTGTGTCAAGAGCTGGCCAGTTGATTGAGATTATCAAGAAAAGAGCTAAAGAAACAAGTATGAATAGTTAA
- the LOC105791065 gene encoding 40S ribosomal protein S11: MAEQTEKAFLKQPKVFLSSKKTGKGKRPGKGGNRFWKSIGLGFKTPREAIEGTYIDKKCPFTGPVSVRGRILAGTCHSAKMMRTIIVRRNYLHYIKKYQRYEKRHSNIPAHISPCFRVKEGDHVIIGQCRPLSKTVRFNVLKVIPAGSSGGGKKAFTGM, from the exons ATGGCGGAACAG ACCGAGAAAGCATTTTTGAAGCAgcccaaagtgtttttaag CTCTAAGAAAACTGGTAAAGGGAAGAGACCAGGAAAGGGAGGGAACCGCTTCTGGAAGAGCATTGGTTTGGGATTCAAGACCCCTCGTGAAGCTATTGAAG GAACTTACATCGATAAGAAATGCCCTTTCACTGGCCCTGTTTCAGTCAGGGGCCGCATCTTAGCTGGTACTTGCCATAGTGCCAAGATGATGAGGACAATCATTGTTCGACGGAACTATCTTCATTATATCAAGAAATACCAAAG GTACGAGAAGAGGCATTCAAACATTCCTGCTCACATTTCTCCATGCTTCCGTGTGAAGGAAGGGGATCATGTCATTATTGGTCAATGCAG GCCATTGTCTAAGACTGTGAGGTTCAATGTTTTGAAAGTGATTCCTGCTGGGTCTTCCGGTGGTGGGAAAAAAGCTTTCACTGGAATGTAA